In one window of Plasmodium sp. gorilla clade G2 genome assembly, contig: PADLG01_00_20, whole genome shotgun sequence DNA:
- a CDS encoding serine repeat antigen 7 — protein sequence MIYRLYIILVLYVIYCTNVIVGQDKPPSDSPVGVTPGGEDASASIGNNPAGVSSGHEGESHSTPKGPTSGDQDTSSLPTVKPNQEGHDNSPVPQHPPREPAPPVIPNSVQLTPGTGGDHVISIPLPKVVTEDSESSTSVTDIEIKSALLKNYDGVKITGPCRSYFRVFLAPHITVYVYATYDRIQLEPKFGQSDLIDISDLTNKCNPDTNKHFKLVLYIKENILTLKWKVQDKDSKPTNNDVDVKKYRIPQLERPFTSIQVHTVNTKYGIIESKNYDINSDIPEQCEAISTNCFLSGSLDVENCYHCTLLAKKVDSKNECFNYVSKEGKELINKNVEEKNKTFKGEDEDLDSNEQKLEESIDNILSNIYKIYENKQDNEIKKSNYNNKKELLSVEELNNDLKNELLNYCSLLKEVDTSGMLDHHEIGNEIDIFNNLTRLLRAHPGESTYVLNEKLRNPALCFKNIKEWLVNKKGLLLSKEKMKKLSTSEYNMKDLEESEYERSISDDMFEKDMNGVIDLSLIDSEKKLKSPYFRRNKYCNNEYCDRWKDKTGCISKIEVEEQGNCGLCWIFASKLHFETIRCMRGYGHFRSSALYVANCSDRDSDEICYVGSNPVEFLEIVEETGFLPLESDVPYYYTDAGNDCPEPEKDWINLWGSTELLNHKSPRQRTSTRGYISYESSNFSDNMDLFIKIVKREIQNKGSVIAYIKTENVIDYDFNGKGVHNMCGDKEPDHAANIIGYGNYIDEEGEKRSYWLIRNSWGYYWGDEGNFRVDMYGPSYCKYNFIHTVVVFKVDLGIIEVPKKEEESEYFSYFLKYTPNFLYNLFFNNYTTNEEHKLNNQPKMNQHNNKKNKKELYISGQDEPSNGKVESQEQNNKKTEIYHILKHIKDAKIKRGLVKYGSLLETKKEHTCSRTYSIDPERHDECNKFCIDNWKTCKDHYSPGYCLTKLYTKDDNCFFCNV from the exons ATGATATATcgcttatatattattttagtattat aTGTTATCTATTGCACAAATGTAATAGTAGGACAAGATAAACCTCCTTCTGATAGTCCTGTTGGAGTAACTCCTGGAGGTGAAGATGCATCTGCTAGTATAGGGAATAATCCTGCTGGAGTGAGTTCGGGACATGAAGGTGAATCTCATAGCACACCCAAAGGTCCTACTTCAGGTGACCAAGATACTTCAAGTCTTCCAACAGTAAAACCCAATCAAGAAGGACATGATAACTCTCCTGTACCTCAACACCCTCCCAGAGAACCTGCACCTCCTGTAATTCCAAATTCAGTTCAGCTAACTCCAGGAACTGGAGGTGATCATGTAATTTCAATTCCACTACCAAAAGTTGTTACAGAAGATTCTGAATCTTCAACTTCTGTAACTGATATTGAAATAAAATCTGCTCTTTTAAAAAACTACGATGGAGTAAAGATTACTGGTCCATGTAGGTCCTATTTCCGTGTCTTTTTAGCTCCTCATATTACTGTTTATGTATATGCAACATATGATAGAATACAATTAGAACCCAAATTTGGTCAATCCGATTTGATAGATATAAGTGatttaacaaataaatgtaatCCAGATACTAATAAACATTTCAAATTAGTtttgtatataaaagaaaatatattaactcTCAAATGGAAAGTACAAGATAAGGATTCTAAACCAacaa ataATGATGTGGATGTAAAGAAATATAGAATCCCCCAATTGGAGAGACCATTTACATCAATACAAGTACATACAgtaaatacaaaatatggTATTATTGAaagtaaaaattatgatataaatagtGATATTCCAG aacAATGTGAAGCTATTTCGACAAACTGTTTCTTAAGTGGAAGCCTCGACGTAGAAAATTGCTACCATTGCACTTTACTAGCTAAAAAGGTGGACAGCAAAAATGAATGCTTTAATTACGTTTCTAAGGAAGgaaaagaattaataaataaaaatgtggaagaaaagaataaaacGTTTAAAGGTGAAGACGAGGATTTAGATTCTAATGAACAAAAATTAGAAGAATCGATTGATAACATATTAAGcaacatttataaaatttatgaaaACAAACAAGATAAtgagataaaaaaaagtaattacAATAATAAGAAAGAATTACTTAGTGTAGAAGAATTGaataatgatttaaaaaatgaattattaaattattgtagtttattaaaagaagtaGATACAAGTGGAATGTTAGATCATCATGAAATAGGTAAtgaaatagatatatttaataatttgacAAGATTATTAAGAGCACATCCAGGTGAAAGTACTTATGTATTAAATGAGAAATTAAGAAATCCTGctttatgttttaaaaatataaaagaatggttagtaaataaaaaaggtttattattatccaaagaaaaaatgaagaagttATCAACATctgaatataatatgaaagatTTAGAAGAATCAGAATATGAAAGATCTATATCAGATGATATGTTTGAAAAGGATATGAATGGTGTTATTGATTTAAGTTTAATTGATAgtgaaaagaaattaaaatctCCTTATTtcagaagaaataaatattgtaATAATGAATATTGTGATAGATGGAAAGATAAAACAGGATGTATATCAAAAATAGAAGTAGAAGAACAAGGTAATTGTGGCTTATGTTGGATATTTGCATCTAAATTACATTTCGAAACTATTAGATGTATGAGAGGATATGGTCATTTCAGAAGTTCAGCATTATATGTAGCTAATTGTTCGGATAGGGATTCTGATGAAATATGTTACGTCGGATCTAATCCAGTTGAATTTCTAGAAATTGTTGAAGAAACAGGATTTTTACCCTTAGAATCAGATGtaccatattattatacagaTGCAGGTAATGATTGTCCAGAACCCGAAAAAGATTGGATAAATTTATGGGGAAGTACTGAATTATTAAATCATAAAAGTCCAAGACAACGTACGAGTACAAGAggatatatttcatatgaaAGTTCAAATTTTTCAGATAATATGGATTTATTTATCAAAATAGTAAAGAGAGAAATTCAAAATAAGGGTTCTGTGATTGCATATATCAAAACAGAAAATGTTATAGATTATGATTTTAATGGAAAAGGAGTTCATAATATGTGTGGTGATAAAGAACCTGATCATGCTGCTAATATTATTGGATATGGTAATTATATTGATGAAGAAGGTGAAAAAAGATCTTATTGGTTAATCAGAAATAGTTGGGGTTATTATTGGGGAGATGAAGGAAATTTCAGAGTAGATATGTATGGACCATcatattgtaaatataattttatacataCTGTTGTTGTATTTAAAGTTGATTTAGGAATTATTGAAGTAcctaaaaaagaagaagagtCAGAATATTTCAGttactttttaaaatatacaccaaatttcttatataatctattctttaataattatactaCAAATGAAGAgcataaattaaataatcaaCCTAAGATGAATCAACATAATaacaagaaaaataaaaaggaactTTATATTTCTGGTCAAGATGAACCATCTAATGGAAAGGTAGAATCACAAGaacaaaataacaaaaaaacagaaatttatcatattttaaaacatattaaaGATGCAAAGATTAAAAGAGGTTTAGTTAAATATGGAAGCTTATTAGAAACCAAAAAGGAACATACTTGTTCTAGAACCTATTCCATAGATCCAGAAAGACATGATGAATGTAATAAATTTTGTATAGATAATTGGAAAACATGTAAAGACCATTATTCTCCAGGTTATTGTTTAACCAAACTCTATACAAAAGATgataattgttttttttgtaatgtgtaa